One window from the genome of Pandoraea fibrosis encodes:
- a CDS encoding 3-oxoacyl-ACP reductase, which produces MKLDSQWVLVTGGARGLGAAITRALAREGAGVVINYLRSDVAARELAESLGARAIALQADVTDEKAVARLFAEAREQIGGPIVSVVNNALADFRFDGDARPKLGDIAWSRFTQQFEGAVKGALNTMQAALPGMREAGFGRVVNVGTNLFQNPVVPYHDYTTAKAALLSLTRTAANDLGPDGITVNMVSGGLLRVTDASAATPEAVFDLIASLTPLRRVTTPDEFADAVLYFLSPWARAVTGQNLIVDGGLVKG; this is translated from the coding sequence ATGAAGCTGGATTCGCAGTGGGTACTCGTCACGGGCGGAGCGCGCGGGTTGGGCGCGGCCATTACGCGTGCGCTCGCGCGTGAGGGCGCGGGCGTGGTCATCAACTACCTGCGCAGCGACGTGGCCGCACGCGAACTGGCCGAGTCACTCGGTGCGCGCGCCATCGCGTTGCAAGCCGACGTGACCGACGAGAAGGCGGTCGCCCGGCTATTTGCCGAGGCACGCGAGCAAATCGGCGGCCCGATCGTGTCGGTGGTCAACAACGCGCTGGCCGACTTCCGCTTCGACGGCGACGCACGCCCCAAGCTGGGTGACATTGCGTGGTCGCGCTTCACGCAGCAATTCGAAGGCGCGGTCAAGGGCGCGCTCAATACGATGCAGGCGGCATTGCCGGGCATGCGCGAGGCCGGTTTCGGACGCGTCGTGAACGTTGGCACCAATCTGTTCCAGAACCCTGTCGTGCCGTACCACGATTACACGACGGCCAAGGCCGCGCTGCTGTCGCTCACGCGCACGGCAGCCAACGATCTGGGCCCCGACGGCATCACCGTCAACATGGTGTCGGGCGGGTTGTTGCGCGTGACCGACGCCAGTGCCGCAACGCCAGAGGCCGTGTTCGATCTCATCGCCAGCCTGACGCCGCTTCGCCGCGTCACCACCCCTGACGAATTCGCCGACGCCGTGCTGTATTTCCTCTCCCCGTGGGCCCGCGCGGTAACGGGGCAGAACCTCATCGTCGACGGCGGGCTGGTCAAGGGCTGA
- a CDS encoding YoaK family protein, whose protein sequence is MGTPRHIPTPTEAAASARAWVSHFSKPAAISMVLAFVAGYIDVVGFIALFGLFTAHVTGNFVMIGVQLVASTHVGVLAKLLALPVFVIFVAMVKLVVQGFSRTERRPLRLLIVMQTLLLLGFMIVGMAAQPIVSADAPLAILSGMFGVAALAIQNALGRLVLTDLAPTTIMTGNTTQIVIDMVELASGNCGDDKAARARLRKMIPALAAFAVGAIFGGFAFHGAGFWCVLLPVALLAALAVANE, encoded by the coding sequence ATGGGTACCCCCCGTCACATCCCCACGCCAACCGAAGCCGCTGCGTCTGCCCGCGCATGGGTCAGCCACTTTTCGAAACCGGCCGCCATCAGCATGGTGCTCGCCTTCGTGGCGGGCTACATCGATGTCGTGGGCTTCATTGCCTTGTTCGGCCTGTTCACCGCACATGTGACCGGCAACTTCGTGATGATCGGCGTGCAACTGGTCGCCAGCACCCACGTGGGCGTGCTCGCCAAACTGCTGGCACTGCCTGTGTTCGTCATCTTCGTCGCCATGGTGAAGCTGGTCGTGCAAGGCTTCTCGCGCACCGAACGCCGGCCGTTGCGCCTGTTGATCGTGATGCAGACGCTGTTGCTGCTCGGGTTCATGATCGTCGGCATGGCCGCCCAACCCATCGTCTCGGCCGACGCGCCGCTCGCCATCCTCTCCGGCATGTTCGGCGTGGCGGCACTCGCCATCCAGAACGCCCTTGGACGCCTCGTGCTCACCGATCTCGCCCCGACCACCATCATGACCGGCAACACCACGCAGATCGTGATCGACATGGTCGAGCTGGCCAGCGGCAATTGCGGCGACGACAAGGCCGCCCGCGCCCGTCTGCGCAAGATGATTCCGGCACTCGCCGCCTTTGCCGTCGGGGCCATTTTTGGCGGCTTCGCCTTTCATGGCGCAGGCTTCTGGTGCGTGTTGCTGCCCGTCGCGTTGCTCGCCGCACTGGCTGTCGCGAACGAGTAA